The following proteins are encoded in a genomic region of Aliiroseovarius sp. F47248L:
- a CDS encoding ATPase, translating to MLYQNAQEWLNAPHKRVLFFGMSGLGKTYLSTMLREQGDWFHYSIDYRIGTRYMDEFITDNLKIEAMKVPFLRELLLSDSIRIAPKIRFDHLTPVATYLGKPGAPAKGGVPIEEYRRRQDQFRTAEIAALMDTGHFIDRAENIYGYPHFICDSGGSICEWIDPALCENDPLIAELSQHCLLVWLRGDEAHTQRLVERFDRAPKPMAYQPEFLARVWEDYLLKNSLKADDVEPDDFIRWTYAQALAHRQPLYEHMARYGVSLCAHEVAAIKTPDDFTAMIATAIDAA from the coding sequence ATGCTGTATCAAAACGCACAAGAATGGTTGAACGCCCCGCACAAACGGGTGCTGTTCTTTGGAATGTCCGGGTTGGGCAAGACCTATCTTTCGACCATGCTGCGCGAACAGGGTGATTGGTTTCACTATTCCATAGATTACCGGATCGGCACCCGGTACATGGACGAGTTCATCACCGACAATCTGAAAATCGAGGCGATGAAGGTTCCGTTCTTGCGCGAACTTTTGCTGTCGGATTCGATCCGCATTGCCCCAAAGATCCGGTTCGATCACCTGACCCCCGTTGCGACCTATCTAGGAAAACCAGGCGCACCCGCCAAGGGCGGTGTGCCGATCGAAGAATATCGCAGACGGCAAGATCAGTTCCGAACTGCCGAGATCGCTGCCTTGATGGACACAGGTCATTTCATTGACCGTGCCGAGAACATCTATGGCTATCCTCATTTCATTTGCGACAGCGGCGGCTCCATTTGCGAATGGATTGACCCGGCCTTGTGTGAAAACGATCCATTGATTGCCGAACTCAGCCAGCACTGCCTTCTGGTCTGGCTTCGGGGTGACGAGGCTCATACCCAACGATTGGTCGAACGCTTTGACCGCGCTCCAAAACCGATGGCCTATCAACCGGAATTTCTGGCACGAGTGTGGGAAGATTACTTGTTGAAAAACAGCCTTAAAGCCGATGATGTTGAACCGGATGACTTTATCCGCTGGACCTATGCACAGGCGTTGGCACATCGCCAACCGCTTTATGAACATATGGCGCGCTATGGTGTGTCGCTCTGCGCCCATGAAGTTGCCGCGATTAAAACACCGGATGAT